TCGCCCAGAGGGACTTGGAAATACGCGGAGCCGGGGAAATTCTGGGCACGAGTCAGCACGGGTTCAAGCAGAGAATCGGCTACAGCCTGTACTACAGAAAGCTCAGAGAGCGGATCGCCCAGCTCCGAGGCGAGTCACAGCCGCCGGTTGAAGTGGCAGTTTTGTTCCCGTTGGACGTCCCCGAGACCTACATGCCGTCGGTGGAGCTGAGAATCGGCCTGTACCGCCGACTGGCGGAAGGTCTGAGCGCCGAGGATCGAAACCGGCTGACGAGCGACCTGACCGACCGGTACGGCCCCCTGCCGCCTCAGGTACAAGGGTTGCTTGCTCTGGCGCTGGTGCGCCGGGAAGGCCGCCGAGCCGGGCTGGAGAGCTTGAAGGCGATGGACAGTCACTGCTGGGCAAAAACGGTTTCCGGAGTCAGCTCCGTTCCGCGCCGTTGGGTAGCTAAAGGCGGGGCGATGGCTGGTCCGGGCGGCCCGGCGGGCTTGGCCGATCTGGCCGACTGGGTGGAGCGTCGGACGACAGAGCTTGAGTCAGAGCAGAGATAACGACAGAACAGGACGGTGAACGAGAGTGGCAGAATACGGTTTCGATCGGCTGGTAAAAATCATGGAGCAGCTTCGGGCGCCCGGCGGGTGCCCATGGGACAGGAAGCAGACCTACGACACCCTGTGCGCCAACATCGTCGAGGAAGCCTATGAACTGGTTGACGCCATTCACTCCCGCCAGCGGGACGGGACCGACCATATGGTGGAGGGATGCGGAGACCTGCTCCTGCAGGTGGTGTTCATCTCGACTATCGCTTCAGAACTGGGCGATTTCTCGGTCGCTGACCCGATCAAAGCCATCTGCGACAAACTGATTCGGCGGCATCCTCATATTTTCGGCGAGAGCCGCGCCGACACGCCGGAAGAGGTCCTTGCCAAGTGGGAGGCCATCAAGGCTTCTGAGCGGGCCGCCAAGGGAAAAGCGGACGAGTCCATTCTGTCCGGAGTTCCCCGCTCTCTGCCCGCGTCGGTGAAGGCCCTTCGGATCCAGCAGAAGGCCGCGTCGGTCGGTTTCGACTGGAAGAAAGGCGACTCCAAGCCGGTGCTCGACAAAATCAAAGAGGAACTCGCAGAAGTCGAAGCGGCTCTGGGCGATCAGGAGCAGCTGACCGATGAAATCGGCGACTTGCTCTTCGCGGTGATTAACCTGGCGCGCCGTCATCACGTGGACCCAGACTCGGCTCTGGCCCGGACGAACGACAAGTTCATCCGCCGGTTCGGCTTTGTCGAAGGGCAGGTCCGAGCCGACGGACGGAAGTGGGAGGACTTCACGCTGGAAGAGCTCGACAAGTTCTGGGAGATGGCGAAAGCCGGAGAACAGCAGGTGTGATATAGTAAGGGCAATGCAAAAGACAAGCGCAGACGCCGAAAAGCGCTCATGGAGGGGTTGAAGAAGATGGACGGTCATAAAGTAGGGATAACCGAGCTGGTTCTTCGCGACGGACACCAGTCGCTGATGGCAACCCGAATGAGCACGGCAGAAATGGTGCCGGCTCTGGAAATGATGGACGAAATCGGCTATCACGCCATGGAAGTTTGGGGCGGCGCCACGTTCGACGCGGCCATGCGGTTTCTCGACGAAGATCCGTGGGAACGGCTCCGGACGATCCGCCGTCTGGTCAAGAAGACGAAGCTCCAAATGCTCCTGCGGGGACAAAACCTCGTAGGCTATCGGCACTACGCCGACGACACGTGCCGCGAGTTCGTCAAGCGCGCTGTGGGCAACGGGATCGACATCATCCGAATCTTCGACGCGCTGAACGACCTGCGGAACTTGGAAGTCACCGCCGAGCAGACCAAAAAAGAAGGAGCTCACCTGCAGCTCTGCTTCTCCTACACCACGTCGCCGGTTCACACCACCGAGGCGTTCATCGAGCTTTCCAAGTCCATGAAGGACATGGGCGCTGACTCAATCTGCATTAAAGACATGGCGGGCCTGCTGACGCCGACGGCCGCCAGAGAGCTCGTTATCGGCATCAAGGCCGGCACGGGCCTTCCGGTGGAAATTCACTCTCACACGAGCTGCGGACTGGCCTACATGACGCACTACGCGTCAATTGAGGCCGGGGCCGATGTGGTGGACTGCGCCCTGTCTCCGTTCTCCGGGACGACGAGCCATCCCTGCACGGAAAGCCTCGTCGCCGCTCTGGCTGGCAGCCCGTGGGACACTGGCTTGGACCTGAAGGCTTTCATTCCGATTGCCGCGCACTTCAAGAAGGTGCGGGCCGCTCACGAGGACTTATTCGTCAAGGCCAAGGGGACGAACACCGACATTCTGGTGTCCCAGATCCCCGGCGGCATGTACTCCAACCTAGTCAACCAGCTGCGAGAGGCCAAGGCCGAAAACCGATTGAACGAAGTGCTGGAAGAAATTCCGTACGTGCGCGCCTGCATGGGCTATCCGCCGTTGGTCACGCCGTCGAGCCAGATCACCGGCACTCAGGCGACGCTCAACGTGCTGAGCGGCAAGCGGTGGAAAATGGTCCCCAAGGAAGTCAAGGCGTACTTTTTAGGGCAGTACGGCCAGCCCCCAGCGCCGATGGACGAGGAAGTGCGCCGCATGATCATCGGCGACGAAAAGCCGGTCGTCGGCCGCCCTGCCGATTCCATCGCCCCTGAGCTTGAGGCGGCCCGCCGCGAAGTGGCGCCGTGGATGACCCAGCCGGAAGACGTGCTCACGTATGTCATCTTCCCGGCGGTGGCTAAGGACTTCCTGATGAAGAAACTCGCCAAGGAGACGAAGCGGGACGTAGGGTTGGGGACACTTGAAGACGGAGCCTATCCCGTTTAACTTGGCCAAGACTGAAAGCCCGGCGCGAAGGAGGCTGAGGGCTTGAAGCAGGAAACCGAACGGGCCCTGACGGTCAGCTGTCCTCTGACGTCGGTGGCCCGGAAGATCGCCGGCCCGCGGGAAGAGTATCTCCGAGAGCTGGAGCGGCGGTACGACGCCGAACTGGTTTACCGGGACGGTGAGTTCTTTTTGACAGGCAATGACGACGAAGGGACGTCCCGCGCCCGGACGGTTCTCTCCCAGCTGATCAAGGCGGGGGAAGGCGGGGCGTCCATTACGCCGGAAATCGTTCGTTACGCGGCAGATCAGGTGGACCGAAGGGGATCGGTCGACCTGATGTCGCTGTGGCAGGAAACGGTGTGCCTGACCTACCGAGGGAAGCCTATCCGGGTAAAAACGGCGGGACAGAAGGCGTACCTTCGGGCAATGGCCGACAACACCATCACGTTCGGAATCGGCCCGGCCGGCACGGGCAAGACCTATCTGGCCGTCTGTGAGGCAGTGCGCCAGCTGAGGGAGAAAAACGTTTCCCGGATCATCCTCGTCCGCCCGGCCGTGGAGGCCGGAGAAAGCCTCGGCTTTTTGCCCGGCGACCTTCGGGAAAAGGTCGAGCCCTACTTGAGGCCGCTGTACGACGCCTTCTTTGAGCTCCTATCGCCGGAGCGTTTCTCCCGCTTGGCCGACAAAGGCGTCATTGAGATCGCTCCGTTGGCTTACATGCGCGGCCGGACTCTCAACGAGAGCTTTATCATTCTCGACGAAGCCCAGAACACAACG
This is a stretch of genomic DNA from Jonquetella anthropi DSM 22815. It encodes these proteins:
- the mazG gene encoding nucleoside triphosphate pyrophosphohydrolase → MAEYGFDRLVKIMEQLRAPGGCPWDRKQTYDTLCANIVEEAYELVDAIHSRQRDGTDHMVEGCGDLLLQVVFISTIASELGDFSVADPIKAICDKLIRRHPHIFGESRADTPEEVLAKWEAIKASERAAKGKADESILSGVPRSLPASVKALRIQQKAASVGFDWKKGDSKPVLDKIKEELAEVEAALGDQEQLTDEIGDLLFAVINLARRHHVDPDSALARTNDKFIRRFGFVEGQVRADGRKWEDFTLEELDKFWEMAKAGEQQV
- a CDS encoding pyruvate carboxylase subunit B translates to MDGHKVGITELVLRDGHQSLMATRMSTAEMVPALEMMDEIGYHAMEVWGGATFDAAMRFLDEDPWERLRTIRRLVKKTKLQMLLRGQNLVGYRHYADDTCREFVKRAVGNGIDIIRIFDALNDLRNLEVTAEQTKKEGAHLQLCFSYTTSPVHTTEAFIELSKSMKDMGADSICIKDMAGLLTPTAARELVIGIKAGTGLPVEIHSHTSCGLAYMTHYASIEAGADVVDCALSPFSGTTSHPCTESLVAALAGSPWDTGLDLKAFIPIAAHFKKVRAAHEDLFVKAKGTNTDILVSQIPGGMYSNLVNQLREAKAENRLNEVLEEIPYVRACMGYPPLVTPSSQITGTQATLNVLSGKRWKMVPKEVKAYFLGQYGQPPAPMDEEVRRMIIGDEKPVVGRPADSIAPELEAARREVAPWMTQPEDVLTYVIFPAVAKDFLMKKLAKETKRDVGLGTLEDGAYPV
- a CDS encoding PhoH family protein is translated as MKQETERALTVSCPLTSVARKIAGPREEYLRELERRYDAELVYRDGEFFLTGNDDEGTSRARTVLSQLIKAGEGGASITPEIVRYAADQVDRRGSVDLMSLWQETVCLTYRGKPIRVKTAGQKAYLRAMADNTITFGIGPAGTGKTYLAVCEAVRQLREKNVSRIILVRPAVEAGESLGFLPGDLREKVEPYLRPLYDAFFELLSPERFSRLADKGVIEIAPLAYMRGRTLNESFIILDEAQNTTPEQMKMFLTRTGFGSRVVVTGDLTQVDLPGGRQSGLKVVCDVLADVPDVAFVHLSQEDVVRHEIVQRVVAAYERYDAAQESHS